The genomic window TATGTAGAATTACATGATGCTTACATTTCTGTTGTTGAAGCATTAAATCATGGTGGATTAGCTAATGATACGAATGTTAGTATAAAATGGATTAATTCAGTAGATGTAACAAGAGAAAATGTAGATTTACTATTATCTGATTGTCAAGGTGTATTAGTGCCTGGTGGTTTTGGTGATAGAGGAATAGAAGGGAAAATCGAAGCTATAAGATGGGCAAGAGAAAATAAGAAACCTTTCTTGGGAATTTGTTTAGGTATGCAGTGTTCAGTTATAGAATTTGCGAGAAATGTATTAGGACTTGAAGGTGCAAATAGTTCAGAAATAGATAAAGATACTAAGTTCCCAGTAATTGATATAATGTCAGATCAAAGAGACATTGAAGATTTAGGTGGAACTATGAGATTAGGGCTATACCCATGTAAGTTAAATGAAAACAGTACTTCATACAATGATTATGAAGATAAGCTTATATATGAAAGACATAGACATAGATATGAATTTAATAATGAATTTAGAAAGAGAATTATTGAAGCTGGAATGAAGATTGCAGGAACAAGTCCAGATGAAAAGTTAGTTGAAATAGTGGAAGTTGAAGATCATCCATGGTATGTTGCTGTACAGTTTCATCCAGAATTAAAATCAAGACCTAATAGACCACATCCTTTATTTAAAGGTTTTATAAAAGCAGCAGTAGATGAATTTGAAAAATAAATTTAATTTTAGAGTAGAAAATTAATTTTCTACTCTATTTTTGTATGATAAAATGAAAAAAATTTGTATTAATAGAAATAAATTTATGTTAATTTAGTTTAATTTATATATTATAAGGAAAAAATAATAGAGAGAGTAGATAAAATTATCTTGAAAAAAGAATATGATTAAAGCATAATGTATACTACAGATTAGTAATCTTTAGAAGCATATCTTTTAGTTATAAGTGTATAACAATATCCCAAAATCTTATTTTTAATTTAAATGTTGTATATGCAAATAAATTTAATTATAAAAAATAAATGATTAGTAAAATGTTAATATAAAGTGAGTTTAATATAAGGTGGAGGTGCCGTTTTGACCAAAGAGGTGTATGAAAAGAAAACATTAGCTGAGCTTAAGGAAATAGCTAAAGAAAAAGGTATAAAAAATATAAGCAAGTTAAAAAAAATAGAACTTATAGAGAGTATTATAGAAAATTCACCTAAGGCTATAGAAAAAAATGGAGTAATTTTACAGGAGAAGATAACTCCTAAACAAAGTGTAACAGATAATAAAACTATAGATCTTAGAGAAAATAATAAAGAAGAAAAAAAAGAAAGATTACAGGTTATGATAAATGAATCTAATACAGCTAAAGGGGTTTTAGAAATATTAGAAAATAATAATTTTGGATTTCTAAGATGTAATAATTATCAAACAGGTGAAAATGATATTTATGTTTCACCATCTCAAATTAGAAGATTCAATTTGAGAACAGGAGATGAAGTTCAAGGTAAAGTTAGAGAGGCTAAAGAAGGGGAGAAATTTAAAGCTTTACTATATGTAGATAAAGTAAATGGAGAGAATCCTGAAAAAGCTGTTGGGAGAAAATCTTTTGAAAGTTTGACTCCAATATATCCAGAAGAAAGATTACATTTAGAAACTATTAATGAAAATGACTTATCATCTAGATTAATGGATATAATATGTCCTATAGGTAAGGGGCAGAGAGGAATAATAGTTGCTCCGCCTAAGGCTGGAAAAACTACCTTATTAAAAAAGGTAGCACAAAATATAACAGTAAATTATCCAGAAGTAACATTAATAGTATTACTTATAGATGAAAGACCAGAGGAAGTAACTGATATGAAGCGTTCAATAAATGGAGATGTAATTTACTCAACTTTCGATGAAGAGCCTCAAAATCATACTAAGGTTTCTAGAATGGTATTAGAAAGAGCTAAAAGAATGGTAGAGCAAGGTAAAGATGTAGTGATATTGTTAGATAGTTTAACTAGATTGTCAAGAGCGTATAATTTGACTATAACTCCAACTGGAAGAACTTTATCTGGTGGTTTAGATCCAGGTGCTTTACTTATGCCTAAAAAATTCTTTGGAGCAGCAAGAAATATAGAAGAAGGTGGTAGCTTAACTATTTTAGCAACTGCTTTAGTAGATACTGGTTCAAGAATGGATGATATGATATTTGAAGAGTTTAAGGGAACTGGAAATATGGAAGTTCATTTAGATAGAAAACTTCAAGAAAGAAGAATATTCCCAGCTATAGATATCTATAAATCTGGTACAAGAAAAGAAGATTTAATCTTAAGTGATGAAGAAAAAGAAGTTGCATATTCAATTAGAAGAGTTATGTATAGAGATGGAAACATAGAGAATGTAACAGAAAAACTTATAAACATGTTGTCTAAGACAAAAAATAATTCTGAATTTATAAGTATGTTTAATAAAAGTGATATAGAACGTAAATAAAAGGAGTTTGATTTTCAAACTCCTTTTATATTATTTATTTATTAACTTATCTGCAAGTTTAACTATATTAATCTTAGAATATGTACTTGCAAGAATATTAAGTTTGTTACGAATAGAATATAATTTATTAGGATTATTAATCAAATCATCTACAATCAGATTAAGTTCTAGTAGGTTATCAGTATATAAAGCATATCCATGTGAAGTAAGAAATTCTACATTTTGAGTTTCTTGACCAGGAATTGCAAATGGAATTAAAATAGGTAAATTCTTATTTATTGCTTCTGTAATGGTTAGTCCACCTGGTTTACTTATTATTAAATCTGAATACTCCATTAATGAATCTACATCTCTAGAAAACCCTAAAATATGAAGTTTTTTATCTTTAATTACATGCTTATATTCTTTTAAAAGATTTTCTTTTAGTTTAGTATTATTTCCACAAACAACTGTGATTCTAAGTTTATGAGAATTATTTAATAGCTCTTTTAATACATAAGATATATTTTTAAGGCCCATACTACCACTCATTAATAGGATGTTGAAGTATTCATCGTTTTTAGTGGTACGTATAAGCGGATTACTTTCGAGAAATTCATCTTTAACTGGTATTCCAAATGGGAAAATTTTATCAGAAGAAATACCTCTTTTAGATAAATCTTTTTTTGTGAATTCACTGGCTGTAATATAGGCATCTATATCTTTATCTATATAAGTTGAATGAGCTTTAAAGTCAGTTACTATAGAAATAACAGGTATTTCTAAACCTTTTCTTTTTAGAGATCCTAAAATATTAACGGCAAAAGGGTGTGTAAGTAATATAATATCAGGTTGAATAGTATTAATATATTTAAACACTTTTTTTCTTAATAAAAAACAAATAAATGAAAGAATTTTATTTGTAAGAAAAGTATCAGTAAGTTTATAAAAAAAACCATAAGTTTTTTGAAAGATAGAAGCTGATATTTCGTATCCGCCAACGAAAAATTTAGTTAAAATTTTGCTATTACTTACTAAAAAATCATTTCTTACAACTTCATAACCGTTCTTTTCTAATGTACTAGATATAGAGTTTGCCGCTTGATTATGCCCTTCGCCAGTGGAAGTACTGAATATTAAAATTTTCTTCATAATATAATTACACTCACTTTTCATAAATATAAGATTTAAAAATACATTATTTTATATTATATAATAAAATCTTAAAAATACAAAATATGCTTAGAAATAAGAAAAATGGGAAAGAACAAGTCTTTCCCATGATTTTCTATTTGTTAAGATTGAATCTCTTGTTGAACTTATCAACTCTACCGCCAACATCAACGATCTTTTGTTTTCCAGTGAAGAATGGGTGGCATTTAGAGCATATTTCTACTTTAAGTTCGTCTTTAACTGAACCAGTTGTAAAAGTATTTCCACATGCACACTTAACTACAGCTTCATTGTTGTATTTTGGATGTATGCCTTCTCTCATATTTTTCACCTCTTTCGATTGTTACATAACTTCTTGAGTATAGCATATGGTATTTGTCCAGTCAAGGCAGTGAAAGGATAAAGTAATTAAATTATTTTAAGAAATTTTTGTAAAAAAATTAATATTTAAATAAATATTAAAGTTTAATTTATTTTTTATAATACATAATAGATTTTATAAATTGAATAAAGATAATATTAATATTTATAGCAAATATTTTCTTTGTTAATATGAATTTATAATGCTATAATCGATATATATTATAGGCAAGAAGGAGAAGAGTAGTGTGAGTAAGTTATATTTTAGATATGGAGCAATGAATTCAGGAAAATCAACACATCTTATGCAAGTTGCACATAATTATGAAGAAAGAGGAATGAAGGTTGCATTGGTTAAACCATCTACAGATAAAAAAGGTGGAGAAAAACTATTATCTAGATTAGGTGTAGAACGTAAAGTAGATCTAATAATAGGTGAAAATGATAATATAATTGAAGAAGTTAAAAAATATAAAAATAAAGTTAACGGAATAGATTGTATATTAGTAGATGAAGTTCAGTTTTTAAAAGCTAAGCAAATAGATGAGTTATTTGAAGTGGCTGTAGTTTTAGATATACCAGTTATATGTTATGGTCTTAGAACTGATTTTAAAATGCAAGGTTTTGAAGGTAGTACAAGATTATTATTAATAGCACATAGCATAGAAGAAATGAAGACAATCTGTAAATGTGGAAGAAAAGCTTTATTTAATGGAAGAAAAATAAATAACAAATTTGTTTTCGAAGGGGAACAAATAGCTATTGATCATATAGATAATGTAGAGTATGAATCATTATGTGGAAACTGTTATTTTAAGTATCAACATAAAAAATAATATGATATGAGAGTGTGATATGAATGAAGAGATGTGAGGTTGGAGGACAGGCTGTTATTGAAGGTGTGATGATGAGAGGTGGAAAAGGGCAAGCTACTGCAGTAAGAACGCCGAAAAATAAAATTGAGGTCGAGTTTGAAAAAGTATTACCAATAACT from Clostridium septicum includes these protein-coding regions:
- a CDS encoding thymidine kinase; this translates as MSKLYFRYGAMNSGKSTHLMQVAHNYEERGMKVALVKPSTDKKGGEKLLSRLGVERKVDLIIGENDNIIEEVKKYKNKVNGIDCILVDEVQFLKAKQIDELFEVAVVLDIPVICYGLRTDFKMQGFEGSTRLLLIAHSIEEMKTICKCGRKALFNGRKINNKFVFEGEQIAIDHIDNVEYESLCGNCYFKYQHKK
- the rho gene encoding transcription termination factor Rho: MTKEVYEKKTLAELKEIAKEKGIKNISKLKKIELIESIIENSPKAIEKNGVILQEKITPKQSVTDNKTIDLRENNKEEKKERLQVMINESNTAKGVLEILENNNFGFLRCNNYQTGENDIYVSPSQIRRFNLRTGDEVQGKVREAKEGEKFKALLYVDKVNGENPEKAVGRKSFESLTPIYPEERLHLETINENDLSSRLMDIICPIGKGQRGIIVAPPKAGKTTLLKKVAQNITVNYPEVTLIVLLIDERPEEVTDMKRSINGDVIYSTFDEEPQNHTKVSRMVLERAKRMVEQGKDVVILLDSLTRLSRAYNLTITPTGRTLSGGLDPGALLMPKKFFGAARNIEEGGSLTILATALVDTGSRMDDMIFEEFKGTGNMEVHLDRKLQERRIFPAIDIYKSGTRKEDLILSDEEKEVAYSIRRVMYRDGNIENVTEKLINMLSKTKNNSEFISMFNKSDIERK
- a CDS encoding MGDG synthase family glycosyltransferase; the encoded protein is MKKILIFSTSTGEGHNQAANSISSTLEKNGYEVVRNDFLVSNSKILTKFFVGGYEISASIFQKTYGFFYKLTDTFLTNKILSFICFLLRKKVFKYINTIQPDIILLTHPFAVNILGSLKRKGLEIPVISIVTDFKAHSTYIDKDIDAYITASEFTKKDLSKRGISSDKIFPFGIPVKDEFLESNPLIRTTKNDEYFNILLMSGSMGLKNISYVLKELLNNSHKLRITVVCGNNTKLKENLLKEYKHVIKDKKLHILGFSRDVDSLMEYSDLIISKPGGLTITEAINKNLPILIPFAIPGQETQNVEFLTSHGYALYTDNLLELNLIVDDLINNPNKLYSIRNKLNILASTYSKINIVKLADKLINK
- the rpmE gene encoding 50S ribosomal protein L31, with translation MREGIHPKYNNEAVVKCACGNTFTTGSVKDELKVEICSKCHPFFTGKQKIVDVGGRVDKFNKRFNLNK